The sequence gcgctggatgtgcggactgactagaggggatagagttcggaatgagactatccgggagaaggttggtgtgacttcagtggagtgcaagatgcgggaagcacgattgagatggttcggacacgtgaagaggaggggcatggatgccccggtccgtaggtgtgagaggctagcgttggatggttttaggcggggtaggggtaggccgaagaagtattggggtgaggtgattaggcgggacatggaacagttacagctcaccgaggacatgaccctagataggaaggtctggagggcgcgaatttcggcagaggattagggccagtttgggtcgctagtgtagggaattacttggtgggggttttattcctgttatgattccgtgttccatgttttactacgaatctgtgtgctttcttctgctttcctctgttttatattacttatgggtgccgtatttatgttatctGCTTCGTtgttttactatgtgtttgtgtggtatctcgtgccttgagccgagggtttatcggaaacagcctttctacttcatcagaggtagaggtatggactgcgtacatcttaccccccagaccccactaggtgggaatacactgggtttgttgttgttgttgttgttgttgttgttatgtttcGGTTGAAGGTGGTATAAATGTGTTCTTCCGTTTACGTAAGTAAATTGTTTTTTGCCAGCATAATGTGTAATTTTTAAACACGTGCATAAATGTATATTTGATTGTCATGTAGGTCACTGAGacactttctttctttttgttcatttttctaGCATTAACCACTTCGTGCATTGCCTCCACCCATGCAAAGAGCTTTTTATGACGTCTTGCAGAATTACTCAGGTAATTCGCTCTCACACTTATCTTTTACTTTGGTAGGTGATGACTTTGTTCATTTGCtcttttatatgtttttagtCAATatcaatgatatttatattttatttttatccattgTATGTTATGTTTTTAGTAGAAAGATGGTAAAGAACAAGTTTTCAGGCTTTCTCGTCTCTTCTTTGTTGTAGTGCGGTATCGGGGGCCCACTTATCAGCTGCTCTGGAGAAGTCATTGGTATCAGCTTAGAGATTAATAGCACTACTACTGCATTCCTGCCGATCAATATAGCTTCCATATGGTGGGAGCATTACGAGAAACATGGGTACGCTCTGAAGCTTTGCCTAGTTTGCAATTGTAGGATGCTTGATATGTGTTGGGGCTGTTTTTCTTTGTGCATTTGCTAGTATTATGCTATctctttaatattttcttaaaaacatgcGGTTTCTCAAATTGTATGATATGGAGTTTTTTTTTATAAGACTTCTTGCATTGAACACATTCTATCCTAGAATTTATTTTCAACTTGTATATACACTTAGCTTTTATATGTGCTTTTCTATGATTGTACGTTGTCTAAGTTATATACTTTTGTCAGATGTGGTATTGGACAATACCCTTTAAGAAGAGAAAACAATAAAGCAGTACCTTGACAGGTTTTACTGAGTTTGCATCCTAAAATGTCAACGTAATTGATTGTTTTATATAATTGAAATTTTAGGTGGTAATAAAAAGGACTTGTTTTAGGTCACATGGTAGTGGTCTCTGGGATACTTGATGCATTGGACCTGGCAAAATGGCATCTGCAGTGAATATATGTTGTGGAATTCAGGAAATATGAGGCCATTGCAATTACACATAATCATACTATATTTTATACATGCAAAAGTTAGAAGTATGCTCTATATTTTATATTCCACTTATTTGTGCCTGGGCTCTTTTCCTGTCTTTGTATTGTCTTTACGAGCCATTGTTGTTCAATAAGTAAGGTGTTTGGCAGATTTTGGTGGTACTTTAGTACCTCTATGCTGATGGAGTTGTGGCTCAAGTTAGGGTCATTTTCCCTGTATCAGGTCTTAACTTTAGTGGTGCAAGTGATACTTATCGATGGTGATCAGTTGTAGTTTTGGTTTATTGATACTTCAGTTGTACCCAGAGAAGTGTTTTCTTTCGATAGTTCTATGCTTTTTAGTGAGTCTGATGGTGATGCTTTACATGCAATTTGCCTTGTTCTCAAGGTTTAGGCTACTTGCAACTTCAATTTATCTGGGTTTTAGTTTACCTCACTTCATTTATGAACAAGTTAATTAGATATATCTGATATTACATAAACTTTAGATGGCCTTATCGTAAGAACTTTAGCCTTTTGATCAAACTATATATCTTCTATTGCTGGTTCCTAAAGGTGGAAAAACTTGCACTTGTGTTACTGTTTGCTATGATGGCATTGGGCAGTGGCTGTCCAGTCCATTAGAAGTCTTAACTTGGTAGGCTAGACAGAGGCTGTCAGGTAAGAAAAGAGCACGGGCAAAAGTTGATGAAATTGGTGTACATCTGCCGGCAGTCTTAACTGCACCAAAGATAGTGACGTTGCTACAAAAAGGAGAGGTAATAAAATCAAGCATGGCCTCTACATCTTGTGTGTGTTGTACATCTGCGGTTTTgctccaaaattaaaaaaaaaaaaaactgagacAAATTACACTCTCCTCTGTCCTTAAAAATTCTAGAGGTCCCTTTGAAATCAACTCGTTTTTTTCAGGTGCTAAGTTATGGGTTAGAACCATCGGTTAACGTTTGGATGTTGTTAAATTTGTGATATTTGATAATTTGTTTGTACATGTCAGGTGTAACGAAAAAATGCTTATGAGTTTAGGCCTTGTAGAAAATGTGATCACACATACCTGATACTAATCTTAAGTTAATGTTATATGACaggcaaacacaacaactttGGTTTGGGATGGAAGTAACGAACCTTTATGCAGCTCCCCTAGATGTTTTGGAGAGTATCATTCAGAAGTTCCCAGACGTCCTAGAAGGGGTCATTGTTGAAGATGTATGTAATGGGATATTTTCAATTCTATAATTCTGATCTTCTTGGAGAGTGGAAATTCCAGTTATtctgttttatttttaatccatAAGTGGTCTTAGTTGAAATGAGTTGATGCAAAAGTATTCATTAGCCCTAGAGTATCTCCATGCTGGGGTAGGCTGAGTGACCAATTTACTTCTATTTGCTGTGGCCACAAGACTCATTACTTATTCTTGGTTCACACTTCTTCCAACAGGCAGTTCACCTGTGATACACTGTGATTTGAAGTTTGCCAATATCATTCTACGAGAACTAAGGTCAGTGGAACGCATGCATTATCAAATTAGTTAGAAAATTAAAGACGACTCAAGTTTAGGGACATTGTTGTCACTATAATAAGTTGCATATAAGCTGATATAATTGCCTCTCCAAGTATTTACCTCTTCCTTATAACTAGGTCGCTGGACGCTGACCTTGAGGTTTATGAACTTGGGGCCTTAAGAATACATATGGCTACATAGATTAAATGTATGTATCCACAAGCAAGTTTATAACAAAGAGTAACATATATAGCTTTGACATTATCCTTTTTGAACTAACACCGTACCGCTATTTATCCACATCACAACTTAATGGAATATGTAAATCCTGTAAGTTCCCAGATCATTCCAACACAtgcacttctttttttttcctgcaAATTCTAAATTCTCTTATATACAAAGGCGGCTATGAGCTCAGATGGGGCTTGTTGGGACATGCAGTCTAGAGCAAGTGAGGAGTCTTGCTGCAATTGCACATAAATGCGTACACAGAACACCTAGGAAGCGTACTTCCATGGACGAAATTTCACATGCAATATTGAAAACAAGACAGAAGCGCCTTGTCAAAGAAGATACCACGTTTTTTACTGGATATGACCGATCAAGAATGGCAAGTAGGATAGAACATCAGCAGGATGAGTTGAGAAACATGGCCAGCACTAATGAAAGAGAAGCT comes from Capsicum annuum cultivar UCD-10X-F1 chromosome 2, UCD10Xv1.1, whole genome shotgun sequence and encodes:
- the LOC124896105 gene encoding calcium/calmodulin-regulated receptor-like kinase 2 — translated: MTSCRITQCGIGGPLISCSGEVIGISLEINSTTTAFLPINIASIWWEHYEKHGLEQVRSLAAIAHKCVHRTPRKRTSMDEISHAILKTRQKRLVKEDTTFFTGYDRSRMASRIEHQQDELRNMASTNEREAEPCAFYHIGICFKLNQH